In Gouania willdenowi chromosome 17, fGouWil2.1, whole genome shotgun sequence, one DNA window encodes the following:
- the LOC114479841 gene encoding major facilitator superfamily domain-containing protein 12-like isoform X2: MPANEEVMSDTVRSLSIVRKLSFSVGHFLNDLCASMWFTYLLVFYHSVLGFRDTNAGVLLLIGQVADGICTPLIGYESDQSPGCGNYGKRKTWHLVGTLSVVLSFSFIFNQCLGCDFSTPQWVSLLYFCPFIVVFQFGWAATQISHLSLIPEMVTCEHAKVELTAYRYAFTVVANITVYALAYLLFHVQAGQDDDTLGPADIPIFRNLAFIVLGIGALFSAIFHLGTKESKRDVNRHEDEHRIQNNVNEEEEERTPLLSRPPSSYLQWKCWLRQPSFYQVALLYMSTRLIVNLSQTYISMYLINTLGLPKKYIATIPLVMYVSGFLSSFIMKPLSKFIGKCQEESSKESARIGPTMASTERSPPSFNGNLSAPLLFRSSYGAVTHPVEIQGTTHLQQ; encoded by the exons ATGCCGGCGAATGAAGAAGTGATGTCGGACACAGTTCGCTCCCTGTCCATCGTCAGGAAGCTGAGCTTTTCTGTGGGACACTTTCTGAACGACCTGTGCGCCTCCATGTGGTTCACCTACCTGCTGGTCTTTTACCACTCAGTACTGGGCTTCAGGGACACCAACGCAG GTGTGTTGCTGCTCATCGGGCAGGTAGCCGATGGGATCTGTACTCCTCTGATTGGCTACGAGTCGGATCAATCCCCCGGTTGCGGAAACTATGGAAAGAGAAAGACCTGGCATCTCGTCG GTACGCTGAGTGTGGTGTTGTCCTTCTCCTTCATCTTTAACCAGTGTCTGGGCTGTGACTTCTCCACTCCTCAGTGGGTCAGTTTGCTCTATTTCTGCCCGTTCATCGTGGTTTTCCAGTTCGGCTGGGCGGCCACTCAGATCTCCCACCTGTCACTCATCCCTGAGATGGTCACCTGTGAGCACGCTAAAGTGGAGCTTACTGCGTACAG gtatgCCTTCACAGTGGTGGCTAACATCACAGTTTACGCACTGGCGTACCTGTTGTTCCATGTCCAGGCCGGACAAGATGATGACACACTGGGACCAGCGGACATTCCCATTTTCAGA AACTTGGCATTCATCGTTTTGGGGATCGGGGCACTTTTCTCTGCCATCTTCCACCTTGGTACCAAAGAATCCAAACGTGACGTGAACAGACACGAGGATGAGCACCGGATTCAGAATAATGTTAacgaagaagaggaggagaggacGCCGCTTTTGTCTCGCCCTCCTTCATCGTACCTGCAGTGGAAGTGTTGGCTACGGCAGCCTTCGTTCTACCAG GTGGCTCTGCTCTACATGTCCACACGGCTCATCGTCAACTTGTCCCAGACGTACATCTCCATGTATCTCATCAACACTCTGGGGCTGCCCAAG AAATATATCGCCACCATCCCACTGGTGATGTACGTCAGCGGCTTCCTCTCTTCTTTCATCATGAAGCCGCTCAGCAAGTTCATCGGGAAATGT caagaAGAGAGCAGCAAGGAAAGTGCTCGGATTGGGCCAACCATGGCATCAACGGAAAGGTCTCCCCCCAGctttaatggaaacctatcagctccgttGCTGTTTCGCAGCAGTTACGGagcagttacgcatccagtggaaatccagggtacTACCCATCTGCAACAATGA
- the LOC114479841 gene encoding major facilitator superfamily domain-containing protein 12-like isoform X1, with protein sequence MPANEEVMSDTVRSLSIVRKLSFSVGHFLNDLCASMWFTYLLVFYHSVLGFRDTNAGVLLLIGQVADGICTPLIGYESDQSPGCGNYGKRKTWHLVGTLSVVLSFSFIFNQCLGCDFSTPQWVSLLYFCPFIVVFQFGWAATQISHLSLIPEMVTCEHAKVELTAYRYAFTVVANITVYALAYLLFHVQAGQDDDTLGPADIPIFRNLAFIVLGIGALFSAIFHLGTKESKRDVNRHEDEHRIQNNVNEEEEERTPLLSRPPSSYLQWKCWLRQPSFYQVALLYMSTRLIVNLSQTYISMYLINTLGLPKKYIATIPLVMYVSGFLSSFIMKPLSKFIGKCLTYLLGLLLILAFSYWVLLDGHMGQRVFGAAVLLGAGSATILVISLAMTAELISNQTQSGAFVYGAMSFTDKLANGLAVMVIQTLHPCHTALCCPDCVWFYHYVMVIVTGGVAVVAALALCSILIWPIRIRQRAVPVTYENETRDR encoded by the exons ATGCCGGCGAATGAAGAAGTGATGTCGGACACAGTTCGCTCCCTGTCCATCGTCAGGAAGCTGAGCTTTTCTGTGGGACACTTTCTGAACGACCTGTGCGCCTCCATGTGGTTCACCTACCTGCTGGTCTTTTACCACTCAGTACTGGGCTTCAGGGACACCAACGCAG GTGTGTTGCTGCTCATCGGGCAGGTAGCCGATGGGATCTGTACTCCTCTGATTGGCTACGAGTCGGATCAATCCCCCGGTTGCGGAAACTATGGAAAGAGAAAGACCTGGCATCTCGTCG GTACGCTGAGTGTGGTGTTGTCCTTCTCCTTCATCTTTAACCAGTGTCTGGGCTGTGACTTCTCCACTCCTCAGTGGGTCAGTTTGCTCTATTTCTGCCCGTTCATCGTGGTTTTCCAGTTCGGCTGGGCGGCCACTCAGATCTCCCACCTGTCACTCATCCCTGAGATGGTCACCTGTGAGCACGCTAAAGTGGAGCTTACTGCGTACAG gtatgCCTTCACAGTGGTGGCTAACATCACAGTTTACGCACTGGCGTACCTGTTGTTCCATGTCCAGGCCGGACAAGATGATGACACACTGGGACCAGCGGACATTCCCATTTTCAGA AACTTGGCATTCATCGTTTTGGGGATCGGGGCACTTTTCTCTGCCATCTTCCACCTTGGTACCAAAGAATCCAAACGTGACGTGAACAGACACGAGGATGAGCACCGGATTCAGAATAATGTTAacgaagaagaggaggagaggacGCCGCTTTTGTCTCGCCCTCCTTCATCGTACCTGCAGTGGAAGTGTTGGCTACGGCAGCCTTCGTTCTACCAG GTGGCTCTGCTCTACATGTCCACACGGCTCATCGTCAACTTGTCCCAGACGTACATCTCCATGTATCTCATCAACACTCTGGGGCTGCCCAAG AAATATATCGCCACCATCCCACTGGTGATGTACGTCAGCGGCTTCCTCTCTTCTTTCATCATGAAGCCGCTCAGCAAGTTCATCGGGAAATGT CTCACCTACTTGCTGGGCCTCCTGCTGATCCTGGCCTTCTCCTACTGGGTGCTGCTGGACGGCCACATGGGACAGCGGGTGTTCGGTGCCGCTGTGCTGCTGGGAGCCGGCTCTGCTACTATTCTGGTCATTTCACTGGCAATGACAGCAGAGCTCATCTCCAATCAGACG CAAAGCGGAGCGTTTGTGTACGGAGCCATGAGCTTCACCGACAAACTGGCCAATGGATTAGCAGTGATGGTCATTCAGACCCTGCATCCCTGCCA caCTGCGCTGTGTTGTCCAGACTGTGTGTGGTTCTATCACTACGTCATGGTCATAGTGACGGGAGGCGTGGCGGTCGTGGCGGCTCTGGCCCTTTGCTCCATCCTTATTTGGCCAATCAGGATCAGACAAC gtGCCGTTCCCGTCACCTATGAAAATGAAACCAGAGACAGATAA
- the LOC114479687 gene encoding LOW QUALITY PROTEIN: 6-pyruvoyl tetrahydrobiopterin synthase-like (The sequence of the model RefSeq protein was modified relative to this genomic sequence to represent the inferred CDS: substituted 1 base at 1 genomic stop codon), which yields MATAAANGEQTERVGXITRIQSFSACHKVFGKCNNPNGHGHNYKVEVTVRSKIDAVTGMVMNLTDLKKYIEDVIMTPLDHKNLDKDVPYFANVVSTTENLSVYIWDNMVKVLPTDTLYEIKIHETDKNIVVYRGE from the coding sequence ATGGCTACAGCTGCTGCTAACGGAGAACAGACGGAGCGGGTTGGATAGATCACCCGCATCCAGAGCTTCAGCGCCTGTCATAAAGTGTTTGGAAAATGCAACAATCCCAATGGTCATGGACACAACTACAAAGTGGAGGTGACTGTACGTTCAAAGATTGATGCTGTAACTGGAATGGTCATGAACCTGACAGACTTAAAGAAGTATATTGAGGATGTTATCATGACTCCTCTGGATCATAAAAACCTTGATAAGGACGTCCCTTACTTTGCCAATGTGGTCAGTACCACGGAGAACCTGTCCGTTTACATTTGGGACAACATGGTGAAGGTTCTACCAACAGACACTCTCTACGAGATCAAGATTCATGAGACGGATAAAAATATTGTGGTGTATCGAGGAGAATAA